In Rhizobium sp. NLR16a, the DNA window CGAAGGCGGAGCGGCGCTCGTCGTAGGGGGGCTTCAGCACCGACGGATACATCTCATACTGCCGCTTGTCCCAGGCGTCGCCATGGGCAACGCGCTCGACGGCTGACGTCTTGAGTTCGGCCAGCGGCGCACCGGTCATCACGTAGGTATTCCACGGCTGGATGTTCGATCCTGACGGCGACCAGGCAGCGGCGGCCAGCACGCGCTCAAGTATCTCCATCGCCACAGGCTGGTCCCTGAATCCGCGCACCGACCGTCGGCTTGTGACTGCCTCATATACGTCCATGATCGCCTCCGTGCGCCGGGCCGTTCGTTCCGTTTCTGATGTGGTTCATTATCTCCATTCGCAATGGAGGCGTAATCACACCGTGGTCTAGGAGGCGTACATCAAACGAACATCAAACGTACATCAGCGATCGACGGGTCGAGGCGCATGTCAGCAGAATTGAAGACCAATCATGAGCGGCAAGGTCAGCGTTCCGCCATTGGAGTTAGGCGCCGACGGCTCGAGCACGTTCTGCCGCCGTACGGCGATGCGATCCGAAGATGTCCGCGAGCGTATCGAGCATTGCCCTGACCCCTTCAGATTGAAGTGAATAGTAGATCGTCTGCGCAGCCCTTCGCGTCTGCACGAGTTCCTGGTCTCGAAGAATTGCCAGATGCTGAGACGTCGAAGATTGGCTCAATCCCACTTCGTCAGCCAGGACGGTTACGGACATTTCTCCTTCGCTCAACAGATGCAGAATGTGAAGCCGTTTGGAATTCCCGATAGCCGACAGGAAGTTTGCTTCGGTGTCGAAGGCATTGGTTTTAGGGGAAGGCGCGACTGACGATTGATTGTTCAAGGCGAGATCTCCTTTGGGGAACCAAAGCCGGGCACGATGTCATATCCCCGAACTTTAATTTAGAGATAACGCAAGCGTGCGGGGTCGGAACCCATTGCCGGCGCCGCATCGTCTTTTTTGGCGTGAATCGGATACGGCGTGCATCAAATGGACAGCCGGCGTTCTTGGCTCCTTGATTAAAAGCTAACGCGCCCCAGCCTGACGCATCTGCGCCGGCAATGTTTCCCAGGCCCGGATCAGTTCGCCGATTGAGGCGGCCTCCATCTTGTGCATGACATTGCTGCGATGCAGCTTGACCGTCACCTCGCTGATGCCGAGATCGAAGGCGATCTGCTTGTTGAGGCGTCCGCGTGCCACTTCGTGCAGAACCTCGCGCTCGCGCTGCGTCAGCGTCTCCAGCCGTTCGATATTGCGATTGGCGATCGCCGCTTCCGCCCGTCGTTCGCCGTCCATTGAAATAGCGGCGGTCACGGCATCAAGCAGCGTCTGATCCCGCGCCGGCTTGGTGAGGAAATCCACGGCGCCGGCTTTCATCGCCTGGACGGTCATCGGGATATCGCCATGGCCGGTCAGGAAGATGATCGGCTTGGCAATGCCGTTCTCAGCCAGATGGCTCTGCAGGTGGAGACCGCTTGCCCCCGGCATGCGCACATCGAGGATCAGGCAGCCGGGTCTGTCCAAAACATCCGCATCGAGCAGTTCGCGGGTAGAAGCAAAGCTAATCGGCTGAAAACCGGCCGACAGGATCAGCTCCGACAGCGCCTCGCGAATGGATGCGTCGTCGTCCACGATCATGACGAGCGGCTGATCCTCTTCACATTCACGCTGCGCTGAAAAAGGCGCCGATCTACGAACGAACGGCTGGTCAACCCTCATGTCACCCTCCATCTCTCGATTTGTGTAAGGCATGGGCGATGGCCGCGATCAGGGCCTGGGCATCGAATGGCTTGCGGAAGAATCCGCCGGCGCCTTGAGCGCGGCCCTGATCCGCGATCTCGTGGCGGCCCGTGATCAGGAAAACCGGCAGCTCCGGACGTGATTTCCTGACGAGATCACGAAGCTCGAAGCCGTCTATGCCGGGCATTCCGATGTCGGTGATGAGCAGATCCAGGTCCGACAGCCCATTGACGAGCAGCGAGCCTGCCGACGAGAAGCCGCGGGCGACATAGCCCGCCGATTCCAGAAGGTCACTCATCGATTCGAGGAGTCTTGGATCGTCATCGACAATTGCCACGACATGTCTTGTCTTGTTCATGTTCAATTCCCTCCCACCCGGCGCGAGTGGGTTATCGGTATTTCCAGTTTCTCCGCGATGCGCACGAGATCGGCGAGCGATGCAGCCGCCATCTTCTGCATCACGTTTCTTCTGTGAATCTGCAGAGTGACTTCGCTGATCCCCAGCTCTGCCGCTGCCTGCTTGTTGAGGAGGCCGCTGACGACGAGCGGCAACACCTCGCGTTCGCGCGGCGTCAGTTCGAGATAGTGTTGCCTCAGCATTCCGAGTTCTGCGCGGCCGGCTCTCTTTTCCCGATCCTCGGCGATCGCTGCCTGGATTGCCGCCATGAGGTCCTCATCGCTGAACGGCTTGGTGAGAAAATCCACCGCGCCGCGCTTGATGGCGCGCACGGAGGAGGGGATGTCCCCATGTCCGGTGATGAAGACGATCGGCGGATGATCGCCGTCGGCGATCTGCCTCTGCAGGTCGAGGCCGTTGATATCGGGCAGTTCGATATCGAGGATGAGGCAGGCGGGAACATCCGGCTTGTTCGCTTGCACATAGTCGCAGGCAGACTCGAAGGCGATGGCGCGTATGCCATGCGAGTCCAGCAGCTCGCCGAGAGCCTCCCGGATGCGTTCATCGTCATCCACGATGAAGACGATATGGTCATCGGTCGTCATGACGCTGCCTTCGTTTCGATGGGTAATGTGAAGATCAACGTCGCTCCGTGCGGTTGGTTCTTCTCCGCCCACAATCGTCCGCCATGCAGCTCGACGATCGAGCGGCAGATCGCCAGCCCCATCCCCATGCCGTTTTCCTTCGTGCTGAAAAAAGGCTCGAACATCTTTTCGGGAAACTCGATGCCCCGCCCCAGATCGCGGATCTCGGTCTGGACGGCATTGCCGACCTGGTGCGAGCGTATCTCGACCAGCCTGTCGCTTGTCGTGGCGTCCAGGGCCTCGATCCCGTTGCGGATGAGATTGATCAGAACCTGCTGGATCTGAATGCGGTCGAGCGCGATGGACGGCAAGCTGTCGTCAACATCGACGTCGATGCGGACGCGCCGCCGCCAGGCTTCGTCGGCCATCAGGCTGCGCACCTCCTCGATGACGCTGGAAAGAGTCGTCTGAACTCTCCTGTCGGCGGATTGTTTGAACAAGGCGCGAATGCGGCCGACGACCTCAGCCGCCGAATTGGCGTCGCGGATGATGCGCTCGACCGTTCTCTGCGCCCGCTCCATATTCGGCGGGTCGGCCATCAGCCAGCGCTGACAGGCGTGGGAATTCGCCACCACGGCCGCCAGGGGCTGGTTCACCTCGTGCGCGATCGAGGCGGAAAGCTCGGCGAGGCTCGCTGCCTGGCCCGCCCGGGCAAGCCCCTCTTGCGTCCGGCGCAGCTCTTCCTGCGCCTGAACCTCACCGTCGATATCGAGGCATATGACATTCCACTGCACGATCGCGCCCTCGCCGTCGCGCATCGGCGCGGCCCGCGTCTCCACCCAGCGATAATCGCCATCGAACCGCCGCAGCCGATGCCGGCGCGCATAGGGTTCGCCGGTGGCGAGCGAATGGGCATATTTCTCCTTGACATCGGCCAGGTCGTCGGGATGAACGCCGGCATCGAGTGTGCCGGCCAGCCGTGACTTGCCGGTTCCGTCAAGGTCTTCGAGCCTGTATCCGAGAAAATCCCGAAGCTGCGGATTGCGATAGACCGGCTCTCCGTCGGGAGCCGCGCAGTCGATCATCACAGGCAGCGTTTCGACGATCTGCCAGAGCGACCGTTCCCTCTCGCGCAGCGCCTTCTCGACGCGCAGCTGGTCGTCGATATCATGCGACAGACCGTACCACTGGACGATCTGCCCGTTTTCGTCACGCAGCGGCTCGGCGCTGCCCTTCACCCAGCGATAGACGCCGTCAGAGCGCCGGAGGCGAAATTGTTGCGAGAAGCGTTCGCCGGTGACCAGGGAATGGTTGAACGCCTCGGAGAGTTTCTCAGCATCTTCGGGATGGACGGCGACTTCGATGAGGGCCGCGAGCCGGCCGATGCCCGGTTTCTCCATCTCGGCGACGTCGAGACCGAGAAAATCGATCAGGCGCTTGTTGAAAAAGGTTGGACTGCCTTGCGGATTGAGCCGCCAGAGCAGACTCGGGACCATGTCCACCAGTTGGGAGAGCTCCCGCTCCCGATTGCGCAGCGCCTCCTGCGCGCGCATCTCGTCGTCGATGTCGACCGATATCACGTACCATTGCACGATCTCACCGTTCTGACCCCGCAGCGGCTCGGCGCGGCAGTCGACCCAACGATAGGCACCGTCGAAACGACGCATGCGGTATTTGATCGAGAAGGGATCGCCGCTGGCGAGGGAACGGTGGACTGTCTCAAGCAGCCTGGGCGCATCATCTGGATGGACGAGAGTGTGAATGTTTGAGGAAAGGCGGCTCATGCCCGGCCGATCCATATCTCCGACGTCGACACCGAAAAAGTCGATCAGGCGCTTGTTGAAGAAGACCGGCTCGCCTTCAGGCGTCAGGCGCCTGATCTGGACCGGGACCATGTCCACGAGCTGCGAGAGCTCGCGCTCGCGATCGCGCAAGGCTTCCAGCGCCCGCACCTCGTCATCGATGTCGAGGGACACGCCGTACCATTGCACGACCTTCCCCTCGTCGTCGCGCCGCGGCTCCACCCTGCATTCGGCCCAGCGATAGACGCCGTCTTTTTCAAGCCAGCGGAACCGCATCGCGGTGCCGCCGTCGCTTTCGAAGCAATTGCGCAGCATGCGCCGCACAGCGGGCGCCTCGTGGGGATGCACCAGCTGGTTCAGCAGCTCGTCGATGCGCGGCTCGGCCAGGGCATCGAAATCGGCGATGACCGATCGGAAGTGATCCTGGTAGCGTTTGTTGAAGTAGATCGACCCGCCCGCCGGCTCCACACTCCAGATGCGGACGGGAACGGCGTCGATCATCTGCTGCAGCTGCTGCTCGCTCCGGCGCAGGGCCTCTTCGGCATGGACCTGATCATCGATATCGTGGCAAAGACCGTACCATTGGACGATTTTTTCAGCCTGATCGCGCATGGGCACGGCGCGGCTCGACATCCACCGATAGACGCCGTCGGCGCGGCGCAGCCGATAGCGCATGGCGAAGACTTCGCCGGTGACGAGGCAATGGCTGAGCGACTCTCTGAACGCCGCCATATCATTGGGATGAACGATGGCTTGAAGGACTGCCTCCAGCCGGCTCACATCAGGCCGGTCTGAATCCGCAACGTCGATGCCGAGGAAGTCGATCATGCGTTTGTTGAAGAAGGTCGGCTCGCCGTCCGGTCTCAGGCGCCAGACATGGCTCGGCACCATGTCTACGAGCTGCGATAATTCCCGTTCCCTTTCGCCGAGCGCTTCCACGCTCTGACGCAACGAAAACACCGCCAGCTGATGCTGACGCGATATGGCGGCGACGATCATCGCTGAGAATGCTGAGATCGCCAGGAAAAGCTGCAGCATGACCTGGTTGTATTTCTGGGACGCCGGATCGCCGGCAAACTGGCTGGCGCCCGTCATCGTGAAGACGGCGGTGATCAGGGCTAGGAGAGCGAGCGACACTGCCGCCCCCTTGAATTCGAAGCGGACCGCGGCCCAGAGAAGAGGCGGCATGATGATATAGGCGAAGGGGAGATAGCCACTCAGCGAAAGAGCGGCGACGCCGAGAAAGATCAGCGCCAGGACGGCAGCTTCCACCCATTGCCCTGCCGAGAGTTGGGTCTTGCCGGGCCAGCTGTGGAACAGAACCAGTGCAAGCGGTGCCACGATCAGGACACCGGTCGCGTCTCCGATCCACCATAAGGGCCAGGCCGTCAGGAAGGATTGCGACTGGATGCTGAACCAGGCAAGCGTGGCGCTTCCGATGGTCGCGCTGACGGTTGGCGCAATTCCGGCGCTGATGATAACAAATGCAATCACTTCCTGCAGGGTTTCGAGCCGAACCGGGAGCTTCAAAGTCCGGTTGACGAGCCATGCCGCGACCATCGCTTCGAGAGCGTTGCCGACATAGATCAGGAAGGCCGCAGCTTGCGGACTATGGAACCATAGGACATTACTGAACATCTCTCCCAGGCAGCCGGCCAGTATCCACCATGGCCAGCTGGGTCGGGAGGCGAGGATCAGGGTCGCGATGAACAGCCCGGCCGGAGGCCAGATGGAAATACCGGTTTCCGGCACCACCGCGAGCGACTGGGCGAAGCCGCACGCGAGCACATAGGCGAGGAAGAAAAGCGCCAGACGCAGGAATGGCGGGCGGTGCGACCAGACGCTTTCCATCCATCGTTCCGGCTGGACAGGCGAAGCCAGGGAATTGTCAGCATGTCCTGCAGCAGTTGTTTTCCATTTCGGGGCCGGCGCGCTCATATTGGAACCGTAATCCTGGCGCACCACAACCGCAACTCATGGAAACCCATGCATTGCGCGGGAATGTAGGCGGATTTCTCCACCGCCGGCTGACCTTCCATCTTTCCGATCCGGCATCCTAGACTTTGGGCTGGCTCCGCTATGTCCTGCGTCTCGGACATCCGACCCTCAAGCATGATGGAAGGCGTTCGGCGTCCCGGTCATTCTCCGTCCGCGCGGGCATATAGACGATGCAACAGAGGATGCCGAGATGAAAATCATGATAGCGGGAGCAAGCGGTCTGATCGGAACGCAACTGGCGGCGGAGCTGCGGCGTTTGGGCCACGACGTCACGGCCGCATCTCTGTCGCTCGGAGTCGATACGGTGATCGGCAAGGGCCTCGATGCGGCGATGACGGGAGCGGACGTCGTCATCGATGTAACCAATGCCGCGTCCTTTGGCGACAGTTCGGCGCTCGATTTCTTCAAGGCATCGACGAAGAACCTGCTCGCGGCGGCGGCGGAAGCCCGCGTCCGGCACTATCTCGCGCTCTCCGTCGTCGGCACGCCGCGCCTCGTCGAAAGCGATTATTTTCGCGCGAAAGCGGTTCAAGAAAATCTCATCAGGGCCTCGACTCGCCCCTACACGATCCTCCGCTCGACGCAGTTCTACGAATTCATCAACGGCGTGATCGACATCGGTGCCGAAGGCAACGTCGTTCGTTTGCCTCCGGCCCCCATCAGGCCGGTCTGGGCTCGGGAAGTCGCGGCATTCCTGGCGGAATTGTCAGCCGGAGATCCCTTGGGCAATATCGTCGAGATCGGCGGCCCCGAACAGTTCGGCATCGACGAAATCGCCCGCATCTATCTGTCCGCGAACGAGGACCCGCGACAGGTGATAACCGATCCTTCCACCTCGTATTTCGGCGTCGAACTGAGCGGTGATGCGTTGCTGCCTCATGTCGGCGCGCGCGTGGGGAGCCAGACGCTCTCCGAGTGGCTCTATAGGTCGATGGCGGCTTAGCGGCCATCTTGAATTTTGCCGAACGAAGTAATACCTTCTTCTTGGAGAGTATTACAGAAGGCGTTCGCTATGACCACCACCGTTACTGCGAAAGGGCAGGTGACCATTCCGAAGCCTGTACGGGACATGCTTGGCATCGTTCCTGGCAGCCAGGTCGATTTTCATCGTGCTGCCGACGGCAGTGTGGTTCTGACGCGCGCCGACAAGAAACGGCCGGCGAGCCGCTTCGAGAAGCTGCGCGGCCATGCCGGCAAGGGCCTGGATACCGACGCTATCATGGCTTTAACGCGCGGCGAAACGTGACCCTGGTTGATACCAATGTGCTCCTGGACCTCGTAACCGACGACCCGGAATGGTCCGACTGGTCTATTGCGCAACTCGAAGCCGCGAGTATCGAGGGTCCCCTGCTCATTAATGATGTAGTCTTTGCCGAACTTGCGGTTCGATACGAGAGGATCGAGGACCTGGAGGCCTTTGTGGAACAGGCCGCCCTCGAGATGATACCGATGCCGAAACCCGCCCTGTTTCTTGCCGGCAAGGTTTTCACGCAATATCGCAAAGCAGGCGGTACGCGCACCGGCGTACTTCCCGATTTCTTCATCGGCGCTCATGCCGCCGTGCAGGAGCTGCCGCTCCTGACGCGAGATGTCGGCCGCTATCGCCGCTATTTCCCCTCGTTGAAATTGATAGCGCCCGGTTCCTGAGGCGAAGACCCGCGTTATGGCAGATTCCAATAAATCTCCCTGCAGCCGGGGCTCAAGCTTTTGCGCGGCCCCAACACTATCGACCGGTTTGGCCTTCGCGTCAAAGGGTGAATCCTGTTCTATTGAACAACCAGAGAATGATGCCGACCGAAACGGGGATCATGCTCCAGCGGTGCAGTGCCCCGCCGGCTCGACCTCCAGTCTATCGCGGCCCATGCGCCCCATCGAAGATATGCCGCGCCTTGGCCCTCGGCGCAGCGACGGAATGACGATTGACCAGTGAGCATTCGAGCTTCGTAATTGGATAGCGCTTGCCGGGCATGGTCTGAAGGTTGAGATGTTCAATCGCCCACTGACCCATGGCGAGGTGCGGAAGGACCGAAGTGGTCAGTGCCGGCACCAGATGTCTTGAAATTTCCTCATCGTCGTAGCCGACCACCGACATATCCTGGGGAATGCGAAGCCCGGCATCTTTGAGCGCTTCGTAGCATCCCACTGCAGTGCGATCGTTCTGGCAGAAAATGGCGGTGGGGGGGTCCTGCAAAGCAAGCAATTGCATCGTAGCGGCGTAGCCGGCACCGGCCGACCAGTCGCCTTCAACGACTAATTCTGGATCGAAGGGTATATCGGCGGTCGCCAGTGCACGGCGGTATCCCGTCAGCCGGTCTTGTGCAGCCTGCATCCAGATTTCACCAGTGATCGTCCCTATGCGATGGTGACCGTGCGCGATTAGATGCCGGGTGGAGCTCTGGCCTCCGGCGATTTCACTTGGCACCACGGCTGGAAAGGCATGATCCGCCGTGTAGCAGTTCAACAATACCGTCGGGATCTTGAGTTCGTAGACATAAGAAGGGAGTTGGACCTCTCTGGTATAGATTGTCATGTATATGAGCGCGGAAATGCCCCCGTTCGTCAGCGCCCTGATCGCTTTTGGCTCCATGACAGGATCACCCAGCGTTTGGGTGACCAACAGCACGTTGCCCGTGTTCCACGACGCTTGGCGGGCGCCCTCGATTGCGACGATCGCTTCCGGGCTGGTAGCGAGCTGATCCACTGCGAAACCGATCACGTTGTCCAGGCCCGAATAAGTGGCCTTCATGGTATAGCTTGTCCCCATGTAGCCGAGGGCGCGCGCCGCCTCCAATACGCGGTCGCGAGTCTGCTGTGAGATGCGGGTACCGGGCGTGTCGTTGAGCACGAAGGAAACAGCAGCCTGCGAGCAGCCGGCCGCCGCGGCGATGTCCATCATGGTCACGCGGGCGGGCTTATCCATTTCAGGATTCTTTTGGGTCTTAGGCTTTCGCATGCGGGGGAATGATCTCCGGATCTTGGAAGGAGTTGCGTTTTAGGTAATTAATATTAGCATTTATCCGAAAGTGCTGGCAATCGCGCGATCACCTGCATTGCTTGGCGATCATCACTTCAAAACTTGATTCTAGTTATCCCGCGATGAAATGTTTTGATGTGCATTGATAATACTATTTACTAATTAAGATTCTTGTATACCGTCAGAGGGCGATCGGAACCTATGCCACTCGTCGCTTTTGCGGCGGCCCTTAGGAGGGGGCGCGCATTCGGCCGGCCGTAAATCGCAAACGGGCCCATGCGACTGCGGCCCCTCGGGAGGTATATTATGAAACAGCTGAAACGGAATGCAGCCTTGTTCCTTGCCGGGCTGGTACTGAGCGCGGCGCCGATTGCAGTATCCGATGCCGCCGACAAACCAACTCTTGCTTTCGTCGTCAACGGCGCGTCTGACTTCTGGAAAGCCGCGGAAGCGGGCGTGAAGAAGGCCCAGGCCGAATTGCCGGATTACCAACTGGAACTGAAGTACCCTGAGCAGGCATCGGTAGCCATCCAGCAGCGCCTGATGGAAGACCTCGTCAGTGCTGGCGTCAAGGGGATCATGGTTTCCGCAGTCGATCCCAAGACGCAGACCGAGGGCTTGAACAAGATCGGCTCACAAACAGCCCTCTTCACGACCGACAGCGACGCGCCGCAGACCAACCGCGTCGCTTATATTGGCTCGTCCAATATCGACGCCGGTCTGCAGGCGGCTGAAATCGCGAAGAAGGCAATGCCGGATGGCGGCAAATGCATCGGTTTTGTCGGGCTCCTCGGAGCCGATAATGCCAAGGAACGCATTCAGGGCATGAAGGATGGGCTTAAGGGGACGAAGATCGAGCTGACAGATGTGCGCGGTGACGATATCGACCAGACACGCGCAAAAAAGAATGTCGAGGATGCACTGGTTGCCAGCCCGGACGTGACCTGCATGGTCGGCTTCTACTCATATAACACGCCACGCATCTATGAGGCGCTGCGCGACGCCGGAAAGCTTGGTCAGATCACTGTCGTCGGCTTTGACGACGATCCGATCACGCTCGGCGGCGTCAAGGAAGGCACGGTCGCGGCAACCGTCGTGCAGCAGCCATTCGAATGGGCTTATCAGGGGATGAAGCTGATGGCTGCCTACCTCAAGGGCGACAAGTCCGGTGTTCCCAGCAACGGCTTGATCATCATTCCGACAGTGATCATCGGCAAGGATGACGTCGATAAATATGCCGCCAACTTGAAGGCCATGGCTGGAAAGTAATTCTCTTTCGCGGCGGGGGTACTCCCCGCCGCGAAAGACGTTTCATGCCGCAGCACCCGCAGTCATGGACAGGCAATGAATCATAGCTCAGACATCCCGTCACCGAACGCGCCTGCAACGCCGTTCCTTTCGCTTTCCGGCGTTGGCAAGACTTTTCCAGGCGTCGTAGCGCTTGACGGGTTGTCGCTCGACATCGTGCCGGGAGAGGTCATCGGCTTGGTCGGCGAGAACGGGGCCGGCAAATCGACGCTGATGAATATTCTTGGCGGCGTGATCGCTCCGGATCGGGGCACGATCCTGCTCGATGGCGCAGAGCTTCGCCACCTTACTGTGGAGACGAGCATCGCATCCGGCATCGCTTTTGTGCATCAAGAACTCAACCTTTTTGACAATCTCGACGTCGCCGCCAATATCTTCCTGGGCCGTGAGCCGTTGAAAGCGGGACCTTTCAAGTTTGTCGATCGTGCTCGGCTTCGAGAGATGGTGACCCCGCTCTTGAAGCGCGTGGGAGCACATTTTTCCGCCGACACACCCGTTGCGTTGCTTTCTCTTGCCGAGCAGCAGATGGTGGAAATCGCCAAGGCGCTGTCGATCAAGGCTCGGCTTGTCATCTTCGACGAACCCACTTCCAGCCTGCCGCTGGCCGAAACCGAGCGGCTGCTGAACATCATCACATCGCTGAAAGCGGATGGAATCAGTGTGATCTTCATCTCGCACCGTCTCCACGAGGTTGAGCGCGTAGCAGATCGGGTGGTCGTATTACGCGATGGCACGCTCGTCGGTACGCTCGCCAAGAAGGACATTGGCCATGATCAGATGGTCAAGCTGATGATCGGCCGGTTGCTCGCGGCCCGGACGGCAAAGCCGCAGCGTTCGCCAGGGCCGGTCGCATTGAAGGTAAACGGCGTGCGCACCGAGGCCTATCCCAGCCGCCCCGTTGACCTGGAAATAAGGTACGGAGAAATCCTGGGGCTTGCAGGCCTCGTCGGGTCTGGCCGCACCGAGCTTGCAAGGGTACTCTTCGGCATCGACCGGAGTTACGGCGGAGCCATTCTGCAGGACGGACGCCAAATTGCGATCGGTTCTGCTCGGGACGCTGTCGCCGGGGGCATCTTTCTGGTGCCGGAGGATCGCAAGCGCAATGGCATTCTTCTTGATCTTCCGATCGCCCAGAACATCACCCTTGCCGATCTTCCCAGGATTTCTAGCCGCTTCATGGTCTCCGCTGAACGGGAGATCGAGGCCGCTGAAAAGCAGCGTGTTCGTCTCGGGATCAAGGCGCCCTCCGTTTCGACGCGAACCGGCACTCTGTCCGGCGGCAACCAGCAAAAGGTGGTTCTAGCCAAATGGTTGTCGATGAGCCCGAGGGTAATGATCTTCGATGA includes these proteins:
- a CDS encoding NAD(P)H-binding protein, yielding MKIMIAGASGLIGTQLAAELRRLGHDVTAASLSLGVDTVIGKGLDAAMTGADVVIDVTNAASFGDSSALDFFKASTKNLLAAAAEARVRHYLALSVVGTPRLVESDYFRAKAVQENLIRASTRPYTILRSTQFYEFINGVIDIGAEGNVVRLPPAPIRPVWAREVAAFLAELSAGDPLGNIVEIGGPEQFGIDEIARIYLSANEDPRQVITDPSTSYFGVELSGDALLPHVGARVGSQTLSEWLYRSMAA
- a CDS encoding response regulator transcription factor translates to MRVDQPFVRRSAPFSAQRECEEDQPLVMIVDDDASIREALSELILSAGFQPISFASTRELLDADVLDRPGCLILDVRMPGASGLHLQSHLAENGIAKPIIFLTGHGDIPMTVQAMKAGAVDFLTKPARDQTLLDAVTAAISMDGERRAEAAIANRNIERLETLTQREREVLHEVARGRLNKQIAFDLGISEVTVKLHRSNVMHKMEAASIGELIRAWETLPAQMRQAGAR
- a CDS encoding response regulator translates to MNKTRHVVAIVDDDPRLLESMSDLLESAGYVARGFSSAGSLLVNGLSDLDLLITDIGMPGIDGFELRDLVRKSRPELPVFLITGRHEIADQGRAQGAGGFFRKPFDAQALIAAIAHALHKSRDGG
- a CDS encoding LacI family DNA-binding transcriptional regulator codes for the protein MRKPKTQKNPEMDKPARVTMMDIAAAAGCSQAAVSFVLNDTPGTRISQQTRDRVLEAARALGYMGTSYTMKATYSGLDNVIGFAVDQLATSPEAIVAIEGARQASWNTGNVLLVTQTLGDPVMEPKAIRALTNGGISALIYMTIYTREVQLPSYVYELKIPTVLLNCYTADHAFPAVVPSEIAGGQSSTRHLIAHGHHRIGTITGEIWMQAAQDRLTGYRRALATADIPFDPELVVEGDWSAGAGYAATMQLLALQDPPTAIFCQNDRTAVGCYEALKDAGLRIPQDMSVVGYDDEEISRHLVPALTTSVLPHLAMGQWAIEHLNLQTMPGKRYPITKLECSLVNRHSVAAPRAKARHIFDGAHGPR
- a CDS encoding response regulator, whose translation is MTTDDHIVFIVDDDERIREALGELLDSHGIRAIAFESACDYVQANKPDVPACLILDIELPDINGLDLQRQIADGDHPPIVFITGHGDIPSSVRAIKRGAVDFLTKPFSDEDLMAAIQAAIAEDREKRAGRAELGMLRQHYLELTPREREVLPLVVSGLLNKQAAAELGISEVTLQIHRRNVMQKMAAASLADLVRIAEKLEIPITHSRRVGGN
- a CDS encoding metalloregulator ArsR/SmtB family transcription factor translates to MNNQSSVAPSPKTNAFDTEANFLSAIGNSKRLHILHLLSEGEMSVTVLADEVGLSQSSTSQHLAILRDQELVQTRRAAQTIYYSLQSEGVRAMLDTLADIFGSHRRTAAERARAVGA
- a CDS encoding type II toxin-antitoxin system VapC family toxin, whose amino-acid sequence is MTLVDTNVLLDLVTDDPEWSDWSIAQLEAASIEGPLLINDVVFAELAVRYERIEDLEAFVEQAALEMIPMPKPALFLAGKVFTQYRKAGGTRTGVLPDFFIGAHAAVQELPLLTRDVGRYRRYFPSLKLIAPGS
- a CDS encoding sugar-binding protein, with amino-acid sequence MKQLKRNAALFLAGLVLSAAPIAVSDAADKPTLAFVVNGASDFWKAAEAGVKKAQAELPDYQLELKYPEQASVAIQQRLMEDLVSAGVKGIMVSAVDPKTQTEGLNKIGSQTALFTTDSDAPQTNRVAYIGSSNIDAGLQAAEIAKKAMPDGGKCIGFVGLLGADNAKERIQGMKDGLKGTKIELTDVRGDDIDQTRAKKNVEDALVASPDVTCMVGFYSYNTPRIYEALRDAGKLGQITVVGFDDDPITLGGVKEGTVAATVVQQPFEWAYQGMKLMAAYLKGDKSGVPSNGLIIIPTVIIGKDDVDKYAANLKAMAGK
- a CDS encoding PAS domain-containing protein — translated: MESVWSHRPPFLRLALFFLAYVLACGFAQSLAVVPETGISIWPPAGLFIATLILASRPSWPWWILAGCLGEMFSNVLWFHSPQAAAFLIYVGNALEAMVAAWLVNRTLKLPVRLETLQEVIAFVIISAGIAPTVSATIGSATLAWFSIQSQSFLTAWPLWWIGDATGVLIVAPLALVLFHSWPGKTQLSAGQWVEAAVLALIFLGVAALSLSGYLPFAYIIMPPLLWAAVRFEFKGAAVSLALLALITAVFTMTGASQFAGDPASQKYNQVMLQLFLAISAFSAMIVAAISRQHQLAVFSLRQSVEALGERERELSQLVDMVPSHVWRLRPDGEPTFFNKRMIDFLGIDVADSDRPDVSRLEAVLQAIVHPNDMAAFRESLSHCLVTGEVFAMRYRLRRADGVYRWMSSRAVPMRDQAEKIVQWYGLCHDIDDQVHAEEALRRSEQQLQQMIDAVPVRIWSVEPAGGSIYFNKRYQDHFRSVIADFDALAEPRIDELLNQLVHPHEAPAVRRMLRNCFESDGGTAMRFRWLEKDGVYRWAECRVEPRRDDEGKVVQWYGVSLDIDDEVRALEALRDRERELSQLVDMVPVQIRRLTPEGEPVFFNKRLIDFFGVDVGDMDRPGMSRLSSNIHTLVHPDDAPRLLETVHRSLASGDPFSIKYRMRRFDGAYRWVDCRAEPLRGQNGEIVQWYVISVDIDDEMRAQEALRNRERELSQLVDMVPSLLWRLNPQGSPTFFNKRLIDFLGLDVAEMEKPGIGRLAALIEVAVHPEDAEKLSEAFNHSLVTGERFSQQFRLRRSDGVYRWVKGSAEPLRDENGQIVQWYGLSHDIDDQLRVEKALRERERSLWQIVETLPVMIDCAAPDGEPVYRNPQLRDFLGYRLEDLDGTGKSRLAGTLDAGVHPDDLADVKEKYAHSLATGEPYARRHRLRRFDGDYRWVETRAAPMRDGEGAIVQWNVICLDIDGEVQAQEELRRTQEGLARAGQAASLAELSASIAHEVNQPLAAVVANSHACQRWLMADPPNMERAQRTVERIIRDANSAAEVVGRIRALFKQSADRRVQTTLSSVIEEVRSLMADEAWRRRVRIDVDVDDSLPSIALDRIQIQQVLINLIRNGIEALDATTSDRLVEIRSHQVGNAVQTEIRDLGRGIEFPEKMFEPFFSTKENGMGMGLAICRSIVELHGGRLWAEKNQPHGATLIFTLPIETKAAS
- a CDS encoding AbrB/MazE/SpoVT family DNA-binding domain-containing protein; protein product: MTTTVTAKGQVTIPKPVRDMLGIVPGSQVDFHRAADGSVVLTRADKKRPASRFEKLRGHAGKGLDTDAIMALTRGET